A window of Gemmatimonadota bacterium contains these coding sequences:
- a CDS encoding SDR family NAD(P)-dependent oxidoreductase translates to MDLGLDGKRAIITGGSRGIGRATAEVLGAEGCAVAICARNEEGVEKALESLRARAVTAVGSAVDVADGPSLERWVADSAEALGGVDIVVANVSALGGGEGEQGWRDAFGVDLLHTVRTVEAALPHLKRSDAGSIVIVSSVAAREAGAFEGPYGVLKA, encoded by the coding sequence ATGGATCTCGGACTGGACGGGAAGCGCGCGATAATCACCGGGGGCAGCAGGGGCATCGGCCGAGCCACAGCCGAGGTCCTCGGCGCTGAGGGCTGCGCGGTGGCGATCTGCGCCCGCAATGAAGAGGGCGTCGAGAAGGCGCTCGAGAGCCTACGGGCGCGTGCAGTGACCGCGGTCGGGAGCGCGGTCGACGTCGCCGACGGGCCGAGCCTCGAGCGGTGGGTGGCCGACTCGGCCGAGGCGCTCGGCGGTGTCGACATCGTCGTGGCCAACGTGAGCGCGCTCGGCGGCGGCGAGGGAGAGCAGGGCTGGCGCGATGCGTTCGGGGTGGACCTGCTGCACACGGTACGCACGGTGGAGGCGGCGCTGCCACACCTGAAGCGTTCCGACGCGGGGTCCATCGTCATCGTGTCCTCGGTGGCCGCGCGCGAGGCCGGAGCCTTCGAGGGACCGTACGGCGTGCTCAAGGCC
- a CDS encoding DUF4410 domain-containing protein, with product MKPLTVVGAMALTVASCATSSSFELTVPPATHPKRFTAVEVAPITSDWVPDDGLCPAANSPDWDPTCSSESVLVEIGSAIRRGIIDELTGSGDFALVVSELDPAPGAVLISCSIVEFDEGSRFTRWFVGLGAGKAQLKMACGFTDLTDAQPYAEGLFSGELKGGFFGGEADAGTMGREVGEAIRRFLRTGLADARCAKCGG from the coding sequence ATGAAGCCCCTGACGGTAGTCGGAGCGATGGCCCTGACGGTCGCGAGTTGTGCGACGAGCTCCAGCTTCGAGCTCACAGTCCCGCCCGCGACCCACCCGAAACGATTCACGGCAGTCGAGGTGGCGCCCATCACGTCGGACTGGGTTCCCGACGATGGCCTGTGCCCTGCTGCGAACAGCCCGGACTGGGATCCGACCTGTTCGAGCGAGTCGGTGTTGGTCGAGATCGGGTCGGCGATCCGACGCGGCATCATCGACGAGCTCACTGGCTCGGGCGATTTCGCACTGGTGGTGTCGGAGCTGGATCCGGCGCCGGGAGCGGTCCTGATTTCGTGCTCGATCGTGGAGTTCGATGAAGGGAGCAGGTTCACCCGTTGGTTCGTCGGCTTGGGGGCCGGCAAGGCACAGTTGAAGATGGCCTGCGGGTTCACCGACCTGACCGACGCTCAGCCGTACGCCGAAGGGCTCTTCAGCGGCGAATTGAAAGGCGGTTTCTTCGGAGGGGAGGCCGACGCGGGGACGATGGGTAGGGAAGTGGGAGAAGCGATTCGACGCTTCCTGCGCACGGGACTGGCGGACGCACGTTGCGCCAAGTGCGGTGGGTGA